From the Quercus lobata isolate SW786 chromosome 6, ValleyOak3.0 Primary Assembly, whole genome shotgun sequence genome, one window contains:
- the LOC115993693 gene encoding sulfate transporter 2.1 encodes MAAPAMQQTSAQEESPDLEKNGHAERAQWVLNAPEPPGLWSELLDSVRDKILPCGNNFMSLKNQSGRKHLVSFLQGVFPILVWCQSYTVRKFRNDLLAGLTIASLCIPQSIGYATLAKLDPQYGLYTSVVPPLIYAVMGTSREIAIGPVAVVSLLLPSMIQKIQDPGADPIAYRKLVLTATFFAGIFQATFGLFRLGFLVDFLSHAAIVGFVAGAAIVIGLQQLKGLLGINHFTNKTDVISVVEAVWRSVHHHWSPLNFILGCSFLSFILITRIVGKRKKRLFWLSAIAPLLSVILSTLIVFLTKADKHGIKIVKHIQGGFNPSSVHQLQLNGPYVGEVAKIGLIVGVVALTEAIAVGRSFSSLRGYHLDGNKEMFAMGFMNIIGSFTSCYVATGSFSRTAVNFSAGVETLVSNIVMAITVLVSLQLFTKLLYYTPIAILASIILSALPGLIDLHEAYNIWKVDKLDFLTCIAAFFGVLFVSVEIGLLVAIGISFAKIILISIRPGTEALGQLPGTDMFCDISQYPMAAKTPGVVIIRIKSALLCFANASIIKERIMQWVTEEAEDTKGNVRRTNNQLVVLDMSSLMDIDTSGIASLQELQKKITSHGMELAIANPRWQVIHKLRLANFVSQIGGRVFLTVGEAVNANLDTKRAGSI; translated from the exons ATGGCTGCTCCAGCCATGCAACAAACCTCCGCACAGGAGGAAAGCCCAGACCTTGAAAAGAATGGTCATGCTGAAAGGGCTCAATGGGTGCTTAATGCACCCGAGCCCCCAGGTTTATGGAGTGAGCTCCTTGATTCTGTGAGGGACAAGATTTTACCTTGTGGAAACAATTTCATGTCCCTCAAAAACCAGTCCGGAAGAAAACACCTTGTGTCTTTCTTACAAGGTGTATTTCCTATCCTTGTTTGGTGTCAAAGTTACACTGTAAGAAAATTTAGGAATGATCTACTTGCGGGTCTAACTATTGCTAGCCTATGCATTCCCCAG AGTATTGGATATGCAACTTTAGCAAAACTTGATCCTCAATATGGCCTCT ACACAAGTGTGGTACCACCTCTTATCTATGCTGTAATGGGGACATCAAGAGAGATAGCAATTGGACCTGTTGCAGTTGTTTCACTGCTTTTGCCATCAATGATTCAGAAAATACAAGATCCTGGGGCTGATCCAATTGCCTACAGAAAGCTTGTTTTGACAGCAACTTTCTTTGCAGGAATCTTTCAAGCTACCTTTGGACTGTTCAG GCTAGGATTTCTTGTAGATTTCCTATCCCATGCGGCTATTGTGGGGTTTGTGGCTGGAGCAGCCATAGTAATTGGTCTTCAACAACTAAAGGGACTGCTTGGGATTAATCACTTCACAAACAAGACTGATGTAATATCTGTAGTGGAAGCAGTTTGGAGATCAGTTCATCATCAT TGGAGTCCTCTTAATTTTATACTTGGGTGCTCATTCCTGAGTTTCATCCTAATCACAAGAATTGTG ggtaaaaggaaaaagagactCTTTTGGTTATCAGCCATTGCTCCTCTCCTTTCTGTTATACTATCTACTCTTATTGTTTTTCTGACAAAAGCCGATAAACATGGAATTAAGATTGTGAAACACATCCAAGGAGGCTTTAATCCAAGCTCAGTTCATCAGTTACAGCTCAATGGCCCATATGTTGGAGAAGTGGCAAAAATTGGACTCATTGTTGGTGTTGTTGCCCTCACG GAAGCGATTGCAGTTGGAAGATCTTTCTCATCATTAAGAGGATACCACCTTGATGGAAACAAAGAAATGTTTGCCATGGGCTTCATGAACATCATTGGGTCATTCACTTCTTGCTATGTTGCAACCG GTTCTTTTTCACGCACTGCCGTAAATTTCAGTGCTGGTGTTGAAACTTTAGTCTCCAATATTGTGATGGCAATTACAGTGCTCGTATCACTGCAATTATTCACAAAGCTATTGTATTACACTCCTATAGCAATCCTTGCTTCAATAATTCTTTCTGCTCTTCCGGGACTCATTGACCTCCATGAAGCGTACAATATTTGGAAGGTTGATAAGCTAGACTTCCTCACCTGCATCGCTGCGTTCTTTGGTGTGTTGTTTGTATCTGTGGAGATTGGCCTTCTAGTTGCA ATAGGAATATCATTTGCAAAGATTATTCTCATCTCAATTCGACCGGGGACAGAAGCTCTAGGACAGCTTCCTGGAACTGATATGTTCTGCGATATCAGTCAGTATCCCATGGCTGCAAAGACTCCTGGGGTTGTGATAATCCGTATCAAGTCAGCCTTGCTATGTTTTGCAAATGCCAGTATCATTAAAGAAAG GATTATGCAATGGGTTACTGAAGAAGCGGAGGACACAAAAGGAAATGTTAGAAGGACTAATAATCAACTCGTAGTTCTTGACATGTCCA GTTTAATGGACATTGACACATCAGGAATTGCTTCCCTGCAAGAATTGCAGAAGAAGATCACCTCACATGGAATGGAG ttagCCATTGCTAATCCTaggtggcaagtcattcacaAGCTAAGGCTAGCCAACTTTGTGAGTCAAATTGGAGGAAGGGTCTTCTTGACTGTTGGAGAAGCTGTGAATGCAAATCTCGATACAAAAAGGGCTGGTTCCATTTAG
- the LOC115995372 gene encoding protein NEN4 isoform X2, whose translation MVMSLNLHKSLKRKRQVVPIRDFEMEAHNSGKEGMAEIVFFDLETNVPNRAGQRFWILEFGAIVVCPQKLIELESYSTLIRPKDLSVASLKPSRCDGITRAAVANAPSFEQVADKIFTILNGRVWAGHNIQRFDCIRIKEAFAEIGRPAPEPVGMIDSLGVLTEKFGRRAGNMKMASLATYFGLGQQKHRSLDDVRMNLEVLKHCATVLFLESSLPNLSNPKWQGSPTIMTRSRTNGKFPSKEEASRKSPPITSIAYQRKSPPITSIGYQRTVPNTRGSLGKMMIKACMSIRLCFLFETTEFT comes from the exons ATGGTAATGTCATTGAACCTGCACAAAAGCCTGAAACGGAAAAGACAGGTAGTACCAATAAGAGACTTTGAAATGGAGGCTCATAATTCTGGGAAAGAAGGCATGGCAGAGATTGTGTTCTTTGACTTGGAAACAAATGTGCCCAATAGAGCTGGGCAACGTTTCTGGATATTGGAGTTTGGTGCAATTGTGGTTTGTCCCCAGAAACTTATTGAACTAGAGAGCTATAGCACGCTGATAAGGCCCAAAGATTTGTCTGTGGCCTCATTGAAGCCAAGTCGATGTGATGGGATAACAAGGGCAGCTGTTGCAAATGCACCAAGCTTTGAACAAGTTGCTGACAAGATATTCACCATTTTGAATGGTAGGGTGTGGGCAGGCCACAACATTCAAAGATTCGATTGCATTCGTATTAAAGAGGCCTTTGCTGAGATCGGTAGGCCTGCACCAGAACCTGTTGGAATGATTGATTCTTTAGGGGTCTTAACTGAAAAGTTTGGCAGAAGAGCAGGCAATATGAAG ATGGCATCGTTAGCTACATACTTTGGGCTTGGGCAGCAAAAGCACAG GAGCCTTGATGATGTTCGAATGAACTTGGAGGTCCTCAAGCATTGTGCAACAGTGCTATTCTTG GAATCAAGTCTCCCAAACTTATCGAATCCAAAGTGGCAAGGCTCTCCCACAATTATGACAAGAAGTAGAACAAATGGAAAATTTCCAAGCAAAGAAGAAGCTAGCCGGAAATCTCCCCCAATTACTTCTATTGCATATCAGAGAAAATCTCCCCCAATTACTTCTATTGGGTATCAGAGAACAGTTCCCAATACAAGGGGAAGTTTGGGAAAG ATGATGATCAAGGCATGCATGTCTATCCGACTTTGTTTCTTATTTGAAACAACGGAGTTCACGTAA
- the LOC115995372 gene encoding protein NEN4 isoform X3, whose translation MVMSLNLHKSLKRKRQVVPIRDFEMEAHNSGKEGMAEIVFFDLETNVPNRAGQRFWILEFGAIVVCPQKLIELESYSTLIRPKDLSVASLKPSRCDGITRAAVANAPSFEQVADKIFTILNGRVWAGHNIQRFDCIRIKEAFAEIGRPAPEPVGMIDSLGVLTEKFGRRAGNMKMASLATYFGLGQQKHRSLDDVRMNLEVLKHCATVLFLESSLPNLSNPKWQGSPTIMTRSRTNGKFPSKEEASRKSPPITSIGYQRTVPNTRGSLGKVTESVRNLLCKAQGKQPLNSLLKHSHTLLR comes from the exons ATGGTAATGTCATTGAACCTGCACAAAAGCCTGAAACGGAAAAGACAGGTAGTACCAATAAGAGACTTTGAAATGGAGGCTCATAATTCTGGGAAAGAAGGCATGGCAGAGATTGTGTTCTTTGACTTGGAAACAAATGTGCCCAATAGAGCTGGGCAACGTTTCTGGATATTGGAGTTTGGTGCAATTGTGGTTTGTCCCCAGAAACTTATTGAACTAGAGAGCTATAGCACGCTGATAAGGCCCAAAGATTTGTCTGTGGCCTCATTGAAGCCAAGTCGATGTGATGGGATAACAAGGGCAGCTGTTGCAAATGCACCAAGCTTTGAACAAGTTGCTGACAAGATATTCACCATTTTGAATGGTAGGGTGTGGGCAGGCCACAACATTCAAAGATTCGATTGCATTCGTATTAAAGAGGCCTTTGCTGAGATCGGTAGGCCTGCACCAGAACCTGTTGGAATGATTGATTCTTTAGGGGTCTTAACTGAAAAGTTTGGCAGAAGAGCAGGCAATATGAAG ATGGCATCGTTAGCTACATACTTTGGGCTTGGGCAGCAAAAGCACAG GAGCCTTGATGATGTTCGAATGAACTTGGAGGTCCTCAAGCATTGTGCAACAGTGCTATTCTTG GAATCAAGTCTCCCAAACTTATCGAATCCAAAGTGGCAAGGCTCTCCCACAATTATGACAAGAAGTAGAACAAATGGAAAATTTCCAAGCAAAGAAGAAGCTAGCCGGAA ATCTCCCCCAATTACTTCTATTGGGTATCAGAGAACAGTTCCCAATACAAGGGGAAGTTTGGGAAAG GTGACAGAGAGTGTACGTAATCTATTGTGTAAAGCTCAAGGAAAACAACCTCTTAATAGCCTACTCAAGCATTCTCACACGTTGCTACGTTGA
- the LOC115995372 gene encoding protein NEN4 isoform X4, giving the protein MVMSLNLHKSLKRKRQVVPIRDFEMEAHNSGKEGMAEIVFFDLETNVPNRAGQRFWILEFGAIVVCPQKLIELESYSTLIRPKDLSVASLKPSRCDGITRAAVANAPSFEQVADKIFTILNGRVWAGHNIQRFDCIRIKEAFAEIGRPAPEPVGMIDSLGVLTEKFGRRAGNMKMASLATYFGLGQQKHRSLDDVRMNLEVLKHCATVLFLESSLPNLSNPKWQGSPTIMTRSRTNGKFPSKEEASRKSPPITSIGYQRTVPNTRGSLGKMMIKACMSIRLCFLFETTEFT; this is encoded by the exons ATGGTAATGTCATTGAACCTGCACAAAAGCCTGAAACGGAAAAGACAGGTAGTACCAATAAGAGACTTTGAAATGGAGGCTCATAATTCTGGGAAAGAAGGCATGGCAGAGATTGTGTTCTTTGACTTGGAAACAAATGTGCCCAATAGAGCTGGGCAACGTTTCTGGATATTGGAGTTTGGTGCAATTGTGGTTTGTCCCCAGAAACTTATTGAACTAGAGAGCTATAGCACGCTGATAAGGCCCAAAGATTTGTCTGTGGCCTCATTGAAGCCAAGTCGATGTGATGGGATAACAAGGGCAGCTGTTGCAAATGCACCAAGCTTTGAACAAGTTGCTGACAAGATATTCACCATTTTGAATGGTAGGGTGTGGGCAGGCCACAACATTCAAAGATTCGATTGCATTCGTATTAAAGAGGCCTTTGCTGAGATCGGTAGGCCTGCACCAGAACCTGTTGGAATGATTGATTCTTTAGGGGTCTTAACTGAAAAGTTTGGCAGAAGAGCAGGCAATATGAAG ATGGCATCGTTAGCTACATACTTTGGGCTTGGGCAGCAAAAGCACAG GAGCCTTGATGATGTTCGAATGAACTTGGAGGTCCTCAAGCATTGTGCAACAGTGCTATTCTTG GAATCAAGTCTCCCAAACTTATCGAATCCAAAGTGGCAAGGCTCTCCCACAATTATGACAAGAAGTAGAACAAATGGAAAATTTCCAAGCAAAGAAGAAGCTAGCCGGAA ATCTCCCCCAATTACTTCTATTGGGTATCAGAGAACAGTTCCCAATACAAGGGGAAGTTTGGGAAAG ATGATGATCAAGGCATGCATGTCTATCCGACTTTGTTTCTTATTTGAAACAACGGAGTTCACGTAA
- the LOC115995372 gene encoding protein NEN4 isoform X1 — MVMSLNLHKSLKRKRQVVPIRDFEMEAHNSGKEGMAEIVFFDLETNVPNRAGQRFWILEFGAIVVCPQKLIELESYSTLIRPKDLSVASLKPSRCDGITRAAVANAPSFEQVADKIFTILNGRVWAGHNIQRFDCIRIKEAFAEIGRPAPEPVGMIDSLGVLTEKFGRRAGNMKMASLATYFGLGQQKHRSLDDVRMNLEVLKHCATVLFLESSLPNLSNPKWQGSPTIMTRSRTNGKFPSKEEASRKSPPITSIAYQRKSPPITSIGYQRTVPNTRGSLGKVTESVRNLLCKAQGKQPLNSLLKHSHTLLR; from the exons ATGGTAATGTCATTGAACCTGCACAAAAGCCTGAAACGGAAAAGACAGGTAGTACCAATAAGAGACTTTGAAATGGAGGCTCATAATTCTGGGAAAGAAGGCATGGCAGAGATTGTGTTCTTTGACTTGGAAACAAATGTGCCCAATAGAGCTGGGCAACGTTTCTGGATATTGGAGTTTGGTGCAATTGTGGTTTGTCCCCAGAAACTTATTGAACTAGAGAGCTATAGCACGCTGATAAGGCCCAAAGATTTGTCTGTGGCCTCATTGAAGCCAAGTCGATGTGATGGGATAACAAGGGCAGCTGTTGCAAATGCACCAAGCTTTGAACAAGTTGCTGACAAGATATTCACCATTTTGAATGGTAGGGTGTGGGCAGGCCACAACATTCAAAGATTCGATTGCATTCGTATTAAAGAGGCCTTTGCTGAGATCGGTAGGCCTGCACCAGAACCTGTTGGAATGATTGATTCTTTAGGGGTCTTAACTGAAAAGTTTGGCAGAAGAGCAGGCAATATGAAG ATGGCATCGTTAGCTACATACTTTGGGCTTGGGCAGCAAAAGCACAG GAGCCTTGATGATGTTCGAATGAACTTGGAGGTCCTCAAGCATTGTGCAACAGTGCTATTCTTG GAATCAAGTCTCCCAAACTTATCGAATCCAAAGTGGCAAGGCTCTCCCACAATTATGACAAGAAGTAGAACAAATGGAAAATTTCCAAGCAAAGAAGAAGCTAGCCGGAAATCTCCCCCAATTACTTCTATTGCATATCAGAGAAAATCTCCCCCAATTACTTCTATTGGGTATCAGAGAACAGTTCCCAATACAAGGGGAAGTTTGGGAAAG GTGACAGAGAGTGTACGTAATCTATTGTGTAAAGCTCAAGGAAAACAACCTCTTAATAGCCTACTCAAGCATTCTCACACGTTGCTACGTTGA